A stretch of Nonomuraea africana DNA encodes these proteins:
- a CDS encoding transglutaminaseTgpA domain-containing protein — translation MRLPIWSGVATLAVSLTLYPLFDGGAWLWGSLGAVLAVTVAGVVSSRLTLPGWTAPLLGLVALGLYLTAVYTGEKAWGLLVPTKESAGALLDLLFTGFADIQRFAAPVPDDPPIAMLTTAGVGLIAVVVDLFVTRLRRAALAGLPLLALFTVPAAVLTDPIGWPAFILGALGFTSLLIADGRERVGHWGRAVLVRRSRATESGTHESPDTRGLRLSGKRIGFTAIALAVVLPALLPTLEPDPLFGFGVGGSGKGKGGTISVPDPVADLKGRLQLPENKTVLSYTSSDDTPRYLRIYALDVFDGERWTMNTTKGRPENRVDQGPLPPPPGLAPSTKTSRVETDIQISDDVDPLEFLPLPYPPQLVRAEGDWRADVDSLMVFSSGDLASGLQYQVVSTEPQPTADQLDASSERPSVDPRYVQLPDLPAQIRQLATKVVEDSTTKYEAAVKLQQFFTRTGGFTYSLETQGHNTEALSDFLIQSRAGYCEQFASAMAVLARSIGIPARVAIGYTGGTKIDSRWEVRTHDSHAWPELYFEGVGWLAFEPTPAGSAGQGTARVPDYSLPRPAESTPSTDDPSTSPAESSDTPSGAPNSRDRLRELDPEGVYSGPITPVETTPLWVKIGFGVVALLLLLLVPAMIRLVIRNRRVRALSWKISGPSDEVTARAEKVDRSVAAAWAELDDVLCDYGMARVPSETPRSLARRLTEQHEFGAEAAAAIAAIASAVERLLFARDPGTIQPLKRELRIVRRALAATASRGRRIRATLLPPSTLLRMRGMGERVLDGFDRLENIRLWSRAARRNA, via the coding sequence ATGAGGCTGCCCATCTGGTCCGGCGTCGCCACCCTGGCGGTGTCGCTCACGCTCTACCCGCTGTTCGACGGCGGCGCGTGGCTGTGGGGGTCCCTCGGCGCGGTCCTCGCCGTCACCGTCGCGGGCGTGGTGAGCAGCAGGCTGACCCTGCCGGGCTGGACGGCGCCGCTGCTCGGCCTGGTCGCGCTCGGCCTCTACCTCACGGCCGTCTACACCGGTGAGAAGGCGTGGGGGCTGCTGGTCCCGACCAAGGAGTCGGCGGGCGCGCTGCTCGACCTGCTCTTCACCGGCTTCGCCGACATCCAGCGCTTCGCGGCCCCGGTGCCCGACGACCCGCCGATCGCGATGCTCACCACCGCGGGCGTCGGGCTCATCGCGGTCGTCGTCGACCTGTTCGTCACCCGCCTGCGGCGGGCGGCGCTGGCCGGCCTGCCGCTGCTGGCGCTGTTCACGGTGCCCGCCGCGGTGCTGACCGACCCCATCGGCTGGCCCGCCTTCATCCTCGGCGCGCTCGGCTTCACCAGCCTGCTGATCGCCGACGGCCGCGAGCGGGTGGGGCACTGGGGCAGGGCCGTCCTGGTACGGCGCAGCCGCGCCACCGAGAGCGGCACCCACGAGTCGCCCGACACGCGCGGGCTGCGCCTGTCGGGCAAGCGCATCGGGTTCACCGCGATCGCGCTGGCGGTGGTGCTGCCCGCGTTGCTGCCGACGCTGGAGCCCGACCCGCTGTTCGGGTTCGGGGTGGGCGGCAGCGGCAAGGGCAAGGGCGGCACCATCAGCGTCCCCGACCCGGTCGCCGACCTCAAGGGACGGCTGCAGCTACCGGAGAACAAAACCGTTCTCTCCTACACCAGCAGTGACGACACCCCTCGCTATCTCCGGATCTACGCGCTGGACGTCTTCGACGGCGAGCGCTGGACGATGAACACGACCAAGGGACGGCCGGAGAACCGGGTCGACCAGGGGCCGCTCCCGCCGCCGCCGGGCCTCGCGCCCTCGACGAAGACGTCGAGGGTGGAGACCGACATCCAGATCAGCGACGACGTCGACCCGTTGGAGTTCCTGCCGCTGCCGTACCCGCCGCAGCTGGTGAGGGCGGAGGGAGACTGGCGCGCCGACGTCGACTCGCTGATGGTCTTCTCCTCCGGCGACCTGGCCAGCGGCCTGCAGTACCAGGTGGTCAGCACCGAGCCCCAGCCGACCGCCGACCAGCTGGACGCCTCGTCCGAGCGTCCCTCCGTCGATCCTCGTTACGTGCAGCTGCCCGACCTGCCCGCGCAGATCAGGCAGCTGGCCACGAAGGTGGTCGAGGACAGCACGACGAAGTACGAGGCGGCGGTGAAGCTTCAGCAGTTCTTCACCAGGACGGGCGGCTTCACCTACAGCCTGGAGACCCAGGGGCACAACACCGAGGCGCTGTCCGACTTCCTCATCCAGAGCAGGGCGGGCTACTGCGAGCAGTTCGCCTCGGCGATGGCGGTGCTGGCCAGGTCGATCGGGATCCCCGCGAGGGTGGCCATCGGCTACACGGGCGGAACCAAGATCGACAGTCGTTGGGAGGTGCGCACGCACGACTCCCACGCGTGGCCCGAGCTCTACTTCGAGGGCGTGGGCTGGCTGGCGTTCGAGCCGACCCCCGCGGGCAGCGCGGGACAGGGCACCGCCCGCGTCCCCGACTACTCACTGCCGAGGCCCGCCGAGAGCACGCCGAGCACCGACGACCCGAGCACGAGCCCCGCCGAGAGCTCCGACACCCCTTCGGGCGCGCCCAACAGCCGCGACCGGCTGAGGGAGCTGGACCCCGAGGGCGTCTACAGCGGGCCGATCACCCCGGTGGAGACCACGCCGCTCTGGGTCAAGATCGGCTTCGGGGTGGTCGCGCTGCTGCTCCTGCTGCTCGTCCCCGCGATGATCAGGCTGGTGATCAGGAACCGGCGGGTGCGGGCGCTGAGCTGGAAGATCTCCGGACCCTCCGACGAGGTGACGGCCAGGGCGGAGAAGGTGGACCGCTCCGTCGCCGCGGCCTGGGCCGAGCTCGACGACGTGCTGTGCGACTACGGGATGGCGCGGGTGCCGAGCGAGACCCCGAGGTCGCTGGCCCGCAGGCTCACCGAACAGCACGAGTTCGGCGCCGAGGCGGCCGCGGCGATCGCCGCGATCGCCTCCGCCGTGGAGCGGCTGCTGTTCGCGCGTGACCCCGGCACGATTCAGCCGCTGAAGAGGGAACTTCGGATCGTACGGCGGGCGCTGGCGGCGACGGCCTCACGCGGCAGGAGGATCAGGGCGACGCTGCTGCCCCCCTCCACCCTGCTGCGGATGCGCGGGATGGGGGAGAGAGTGCTGGACGGCTTCGACCGCCTGGAGAACATCAGGCTCTGGAGCAGGGCAGCACGAAGGAACGCCTGA
- a CDS encoding DUF3040 domain-containing protein: protein MPLSEHEQRLLDQIEQALYAEDPKWANTVRISDPRSHYKRRLVKASIGFALGIVVMMVGVVITQIPLGVGGFVVMLAACLWGLSSWKRMNGFGDSGASGSGVPTPGKGQRRGNRGSFMERMEERWRRRHDER from the coding sequence GTGCCGCTCTCTGAGCACGAGCAGCGCTTGCTCGACCAGATCGAGCAGGCCCTCTACGCCGAGGACCCGAAGTGGGCCAATACCGTCCGGATCAGTGATCCGCGCAGCCATTACAAGCGACGTCTGGTCAAGGCCTCCATCGGCTTTGCGCTGGGCATCGTCGTGATGATGGTGGGCGTCGTGATCACCCAGATCCCGCTCGGCGTCGGCGGTTTCGTGGTCATGCTCGCCGCGTGTCTGTGGGGTCTGTCCAGCTGGAAGCGCATGAACGGATTCGGTGACTCCGGTGCGTCCGGGTCCGGCGTGCCCACGCCGGGCAAGGGCCAGCGCCGGGGCAACCGCGGAAGTTTCATGGAACGCATGGAAGAACGCTGGCGTCGTCGTCACGACGAGCGCTGA
- a CDS encoding DNA polymerase IV, whose product MSRKQITGVGPVARIGADDSACPILHVDMDAFFASVELLDRPELRGRPVIVGSPAGRGVVLSATYEARQYGVHSAMPMSRARRMCPQAVIIPPSHGKYSEVSRGVMEIFHSITPLVEPIASDEAFLDVAGARRRLGSPADIAAGIRAEVLERFGITCSVGVASSKFVAKLASKQCKPDGLLVVPADRVVDFLHPLPVSALWGVGERTEQALVRLGIRSVGDLARVPLTTLQRELGHAAGTHLAALAWGRDERPVTAHVPDKSIGAEETFAADVDDPEVIRRELLRLSERVAARVRAGGHVGRTVSVKLRRADFSTITRSRTLREPTDVAQEIYATACELFAAAGLERVRLRLVGVRMENLKPAESASHQLSLGEKETGWREAERAMDKAIRRFGPDAVVPASLVRGRLDEMEA is encoded by the coding sequence GTGTCGCGCAAGCAGATCACCGGAGTCGGCCCCGTCGCCAGGATCGGGGCCGACGACAGCGCGTGCCCGATCCTCCACGTCGACATGGACGCCTTCTTCGCCAGCGTCGAGCTGCTCGACCGGCCCGAGCTGAGGGGCCGGCCGGTGATCGTCGGCTCGCCGGCGGGCCGCGGCGTGGTCCTCAGCGCCACCTACGAGGCCAGGCAGTACGGCGTGCACTCGGCCATGCCGATGAGCAGGGCCCGCAGGATGTGCCCCCAGGCCGTGATCATCCCGCCCAGCCACGGCAAGTACTCCGAGGTCTCCAGGGGCGTGATGGAGATCTTCCACTCGATCACCCCGCTGGTGGAGCCGATCGCCTCCGACGAGGCGTTCCTCGACGTGGCGGGCGCCAGGCGCAGGCTGGGCTCGCCCGCCGACATCGCGGCCGGAATCCGCGCCGAGGTGCTGGAGAGGTTCGGCATCACCTGCTCGGTCGGCGTGGCGAGCAGCAAGTTCGTCGCCAAGCTCGCCTCCAAGCAGTGCAAGCCCGACGGGCTGCTCGTCGTGCCCGCCGACCGCGTGGTCGACTTCCTCCACCCGCTGCCCGTCAGTGCCCTGTGGGGGGTGGGTGAGCGCACCGAGCAGGCGCTGGTGCGCCTGGGCATCAGGAGCGTGGGCGACCTGGCCAGGGTTCCGCTGACCACGCTGCAGCGCGAGCTCGGCCACGCGGCCGGCACCCATCTGGCGGCGCTGGCGTGGGGGCGCGACGAGCGTCCCGTGACCGCGCACGTGCCCGACAAGAGCATCGGGGCGGAGGAGACGTTCGCCGCCGACGTCGACGATCCCGAAGTGATCAGGCGCGAACTCCTGCGGTTGTCCGAACGCGTGGCCGCGAGAGTGCGTGCGGGCGGCCACGTGGGAAGAACAGTAAGTGTGAAGCTGCGTCGCGCCGACTTTTCCACGATCACCCGGTCGCGGACGCTGCGCGAGCCGACCGACGTCGCGCAGGAGATCTACGCGACGGCCTGCGAGCTCTTCGCGGCGGCCGGTCTCGAGCGGGTCAGACTACGCTTGGTCGGCGTCCGCATGGAGAACCTCAAACCGGCCGAGTCGGCATCTCACCAGCTCAGCCTGGGTGAGAAGGAGACCGGCTGGAGGGAGGCCGAGCGTGCGATGGACAAAGCGATCAGGCGTTTCGGCCCCGACGCGGTGGTCCCGGCTTCACTGGTCCGGGGACGACTTGATGAAATGGAGGCATGA
- a CDS encoding methyltransferase domain-containing protein encodes MRAESITKQATPAVRTAVVWDALRAVLAARARETGRERLDIVDAGGGTGGFAVPMAELGHTVTVVDPSPDSLFALERRAAERGVGVRAMQGDAADLGELLPRDSADLVLCHSVLEYVEDPVSALTAVAGLLRRGGAVSVLAANPVASAIHRALAGHFDEARAALEDPQGRWGDRDPTPRRFAAQTLAELLSATGFQVGEVHGVRVFADLVPSRLVDGEPGAAEALVALEQAAATHPVLRDIATQLHVLGHK; translated from the coding sequence TTGCGTGCTGAGAGCATCACCAAGCAGGCGACCCCGGCGGTGCGCACCGCCGTCGTCTGGGACGCGCTGCGGGCGGTGCTGGCCGCGAGGGCGCGGGAGACGGGCCGTGAGCGGCTCGACATCGTCGACGCGGGAGGCGGCACCGGCGGCTTCGCCGTCCCGATGGCCGAGCTCGGCCACACGGTCACCGTCGTCGACCCGAGCCCCGACTCGCTGTTCGCGCTGGAGCGCAGGGCGGCCGAGCGGGGCGTGGGCGTGCGCGCCATGCAGGGCGACGCCGCCGACCTCGGCGAGCTGCTGCCCCGCGACAGCGCCGACCTGGTGCTGTGCCACAGCGTGCTGGAGTACGTCGAGGATCCCGTCTCCGCGCTGACCGCCGTCGCCGGGCTGCTCCGGCGGGGAGGCGCGGTGAGCGTGCTCGCGGCCAACCCCGTCGCCAGCGCCATCCACCGGGCGCTCGCGGGGCACTTCGACGAGGCCAGAGCCGCCCTGGAGGACCCGCAGGGGCGCTGGGGCGACCGTGACCCCACCCCGCGCAGGTTCGCCGCCCAGACGCTCGCTGAGCTGCTCTCGGCGACCGGTTTCCAGGTGGGCGAGGTGCACGGCGTCAGGGTCTTCGCCGACCTGGTGCCCAGTCGCCTGGTCGACGGCGAGCCGGGCGCGGCCGAGGCGCTGGTCGCTCTGGAGCAGGCCGCCGCCACGCACCCCGTGCTGCGCGACATCGCCACCCAGCTGCACGTCCTGGGCCACAAGTGA
- a CDS encoding cation diffusion facilitator family transporter, protein MGGGHGHGQASATARHRGRMLVVVAITSLVFVVQVVGGIAANSLALISDALHVATDITGVLMALIASHFAARPASERRTFGYYRLEILAAMVNAVVLFGIAIWVFSEAWQRFFAPPEVSSGLVLVIALFGLAVNGVSLALLHGGQKESLNVRGAYLEVLGDLLGSVAVVAAAVAIQLTGRYVIDPIASVVVAVMILPRAWRLLREAVDVLLEATPKGMDLSEVRRHMLDRKGVLDVHDLHAWTLTSGLPVLSAHVVVEDSRLRDAGRLLDELHETLLGRFDVEHSTIQIEPVGHSDHEGARHA, encoded by the coding sequence GTGGGCGGTGGACACGGGCACGGCCAGGCGAGCGCGACAGCGCGCCACCGCGGCAGGATGCTGGTCGTCGTCGCGATCACCTCGCTCGTCTTCGTCGTGCAGGTGGTCGGCGGCATCGCGGCCAACAGCCTCGCGCTGATCTCCGACGCGCTGCACGTGGCCACCGACATCACCGGCGTCCTCATGGCGCTGATCGCCTCGCACTTCGCCGCGAGACCGGCCTCCGAGCGGCGCACGTTCGGCTACTACCGCCTGGAGATCCTGGCCGCGATGGTGAACGCGGTCGTACTGTTCGGCATCGCGATCTGGGTCTTCAGCGAGGCGTGGCAGCGCTTCTTCGCGCCTCCCGAGGTCTCCTCGGGGCTGGTGCTGGTCATCGCGCTGTTCGGCCTGGCGGTCAACGGCGTCTCCCTCGCTCTGCTGCACGGCGGGCAGAAGGAGTCACTGAACGTGCGGGGCGCCTACCTGGAGGTCCTGGGCGACCTGCTGGGCTCGGTGGCGGTCGTGGCGGCCGCGGTGGCCATCCAGCTGACCGGCCGGTACGTCATCGACCCGATCGCCTCGGTCGTGGTGGCCGTGATGATCCTGCCGAGGGCGTGGCGGCTGCTGCGCGAGGCCGTCGACGTGCTGCTGGAGGCCACGCCGAAGGGGATGGACCTGAGCGAGGTCCGCAGGCACATGCTGGACAGGAAGGGCGTGCTCGACGTGCACGACCTGCACGCGTGGACGCTGACCAGCGGGCTGCCGGTGCTGTCGGCGCACGTCGTGGTGGAGGACTCACGGCTCAGGGACGCCGGACGCCTGCTCGACGAGCTGCACGAGACCCTGCTCGGACGGTTCGACGTCGAGCACTCCACGATCCAGATCGAGCCCGTCGGCCACTCCGACCACGAGGGCGCCAGGCACGCCTGA
- a CDS encoding MmcQ/YjbR family DNA-binding protein, protein MVSADDVRRIALGLPETAERAMYGTPAFYVKTKWFARIREEGDVLVLPVSSEEHKRELVAAAPGTFFTLPHYDGHAVVLVRFAAVDADELAELLADAWRLRAPKRVLAAFDV, encoded by the coding sequence ATGGTGAGTGCGGACGACGTGCGGCGGATCGCGTTGGGGTTGCCCGAGACCGCGGAGCGGGCCATGTACGGCACGCCCGCCTTCTACGTCAAGACCAAGTGGTTCGCGAGGATCAGGGAGGAAGGCGACGTCCTCGTGCTGCCCGTGTCCTCGGAGGAGCACAAGCGCGAACTGGTCGCCGCCGCGCCCGGGACGTTCTTCACCCTGCCGCACTACGACGGCCACGCCGTGGTGCTGGTGCGCTTCGCCGCCGTCGACGCGGACGAGCTGGCCGAACTGCTCGCCGACGCGTGGCGGCTGCGCGCGCCCAAACGCGTCCTGGCCGCCTTCGACGTCTAG
- the nusB gene encoding transcription antitermination factor NusB: MSARGKARRRALDILFEAELRDEDPLKILGERVERREPPVNEYTSAIVEGVARHARRIDELITTYAEGWTLERMPAVDRNLLRGGTYELLWMPDVPEGVVISEWVHLASELSTDESPQFINGLLARFKQLKPSLTL; the protein is encoded by the coding sequence GTGTCCGCGCGAGGCAAAGCACGCAGGCGCGCCCTCGACATCCTGTTCGAGGCCGAACTGCGCGACGAGGACCCGCTGAAGATCCTCGGCGAACGGGTCGAGCGGCGCGAGCCGCCGGTCAACGAGTACACCTCGGCGATCGTGGAGGGCGTGGCCAGGCACGCCCGGCGCATCGACGAGCTGATCACGACCTACGCCGAGGGGTGGACCCTCGAGCGCATGCCGGCGGTCGACCGCAACCTGCTGCGCGGCGGCACCTACGAGCTGCTGTGGATGCCCGACGTGCCCGAGGGCGTGGTGATCAGCGAGTGGGTGCACCTGGCGTCCGAGCTGTCCACGGACGAGTCGCCCCAGTTCATCAACGGCCTCCTCGCCCGTTTCAAGCAACTCAAGCCCAGCCTCACCCTCTGA
- the efp gene encoding elongation factor P: protein MATTNDLKNGIVLKLDGGELWSVVEFQHVKPGKGGAFVRTKLKNVLSGKVVDKTFNAGVKVDVANVDKREMQFSYKDGDDFVFMDTETYDMVNVPAKTVGDAANYMLENTLATVAFNEGAALYVDLPAAVELLIANTEPGLQGDRSTGGTKPATLETGAEIKVPLFITTGEKVKVDTRSGEYLGRA, encoded by the coding sequence GTGGCGACGACCAACGACCTCAAGAACGGCATCGTGCTGAAGCTCGACGGCGGTGAGCTCTGGTCCGTTGTGGAGTTCCAGCACGTCAAGCCGGGCAAGGGCGGCGCGTTCGTGCGCACCAAGCTCAAGAACGTCCTCTCCGGCAAGGTCGTCGACAAGACCTTCAACGCGGGCGTGAAGGTCGACGTGGCCAACGTCGACAAGCGCGAGATGCAGTTCTCCTACAAGGACGGCGACGACTTCGTCTTCATGGACACCGAGACCTACGACATGGTCAACGTGCCCGCCAAGACCGTCGGCGACGCCGCCAACTACATGCTCGAGAACACCCTGGCCACCGTCGCCTTCAACGAGGGCGCCGCGCTGTACGTCGACCTGCCCGCGGCGGTCGAGCTGCTCATCGCCAACACCGAGCCCGGCCTGCAGGGCGACCGCTCCACCGGCGGCACCAAGCCCGCCACGCTCGAGACGGGCGCCGAGATCAAGGTGCCGCTGTTCATCACCACCGGTGAGAAGGTCAAGGTCGACACCCGCAGCGGCGAATACCTCGGCCGGGCCTGA
- a CDS encoding M24 family metallopeptidase: MAIDFARRRSALAAMPHGVDAVLVTNPVNVRYLTGLDSSNAAVLVRADGTARLATDSRYIEQTRGLDLEVVEATDVAGELAAKGVGIEAGHMTVAVYNRLGEGLVPLEPLVERLRMVKDEEEIELLRTACAISDQAFADIQERIRPGTTEREVARALEARMAELGADRPAFESIVAAGENGAIPHHAPTDRELRAGDLVTLDFGALYQGYHADMTRTVALGHVDGWQRELYDLVRAAQRAGREALRPGAGAGDIDAASRSLIAEAGHAEHFRHGLGHGVGLEIHEEPFLGPSRTGRLEDRVPITVEPGVYLPGRGGVRIEDTLVTREGGSELLTKTTKELLVL, from the coding sequence ATGGCCATTGATTTCGCCCGGCGCCGGTCCGCCCTCGCCGCGATGCCGCACGGCGTCGACGCCGTCCTCGTCACCAATCCGGTCAACGTCCGCTACCTCACCGGACTCGACAGCTCCAACGCCGCCGTCCTGGTCAGGGCGGACGGCACCGCGCGGCTGGCCACCGACTCCCGCTACATCGAGCAGACGCGCGGCCTCGACCTGGAGGTCGTGGAGGCCACCGACGTCGCGGGCGAGCTGGCCGCGAAGGGCGTCGGGATCGAGGCGGGCCACATGACGGTGGCGGTCTACAACCGGCTGGGTGAGGGACTCGTCCCCCTGGAGCCCCTCGTCGAGCGGCTGCGCATGGTCAAGGACGAGGAGGAGATCGAGCTGCTGCGCACCGCGTGCGCCATCTCCGACCAGGCCTTCGCCGACATCCAGGAGCGGATCAGGCCGGGGACGACCGAGCGCGAGGTCGCCAGGGCGCTGGAGGCACGGATGGCCGAGCTCGGCGCCGACCGGCCCGCCTTCGAGTCCATCGTGGCCGCGGGCGAGAACGGCGCCATCCCGCACCACGCGCCGACCGACCGCGAACTGCGCGCGGGCGACCTGGTCACCCTCGACTTCGGCGCCCTCTACCAGGGCTACCACGCCGACATGACCCGCACCGTCGCCCTCGGCCACGTCGACGGCTGGCAGCGGGAGCTCTACGACCTGGTCCGCGCGGCCCAGCGGGCGGGACGCGAGGCGCTGCGGCCCGGCGCGGGCGCCGGCGACATCGACGCCGCCTCGAGATCGCTGATCGCCGAGGCGGGACACGCCGAGCACTTCCGTCACGGGCTGGGCCACGGCGTCGGCCTGGAGATCCACGAGGAGCCGTTCCTGGGTCCTTCGCGGACCGGTAGACTAGAGGATCGAGTTCCGATCACCGTCGAGCCGGGGGTGTACCTTCCGGGCCGGGGTGGGGTCCGCATCGAGGACACGCTCGTGACGCGTGAAGGCGGATCGGAACTCCTCACGAAGACGACCAAGGAGCTGCTCGTCCTGTAG
- a CDS encoding glycoside hydrolase family 9 protein → MRIVLALTLALTGAPAMQPSGHIRVDQVGFAPGEAKHAYLMTGGRPADFTVVDHRGRQVLKGTAGRDLGAWNAAYGHVYDLDLTGLKRPGSYRVKAAGLTSAEFTIAPSALLAEPASKIVTFFGGQRDGGKRHANDKAADVYDWPVFTGPDTDQIKGELTRVGGPVDVEGGWFDAGDYLKFTHILAYVDTLMWAARRDGGPSVDPRLKSEANHGLKYLDKMWDGASKTLYIQVGVGAGNAEGTFVGDHDIWRLPESDDASPEKYIRNRPVFRAAPPGEPISPNLAGRTAAAFALAAQVEPDRRKARAWLEQAAEIYAMARTTDVGRLVTSLPHAFYPESVWRDDMELGGAELALAAQRLGDPRAAEWLAQASHWAAEYIANDTGDTLNLYDVSALAHTDLIRAGAGMKDALVADLKAQLEIGAARAAKDPFRAGARHDQFDSVPHAFGLAATSRLYRSVTGDRAYDAFGTQQRGWAFGANPWGVSFVQGVGDNSIACPHYQIANLTGRPATGAVVNGPNAASLFDDGLGGHFEEMAKCPADGVDRYEEFTGRGSRFVDDVRSWQASEPADDFAAIALYALTLMARD, encoded by the coding sequence ATGCGGATCGTCTTAGCCCTCACCCTCGCCCTCACAGGAGCCCCAGCCATGCAACCGAGCGGCCACATCCGCGTCGACCAGGTCGGCTTCGCCCCTGGAGAGGCGAAGCACGCCTACCTGATGACCGGCGGAAGGCCGGCCGACTTCACCGTGGTGGACCACAGGGGCAGGCAGGTGCTGAAGGGCACGGCGGGCCGCGACCTCGGCGCATGGAACGCCGCCTACGGCCACGTCTACGACCTCGACCTGACCGGGTTGAAGAGGCCGGGCAGCTACCGGGTCAAGGCGGCCGGTCTGACCTCGGCCGAGTTCACGATCGCCCCCTCCGCCCTGCTCGCCGAGCCCGCCTCGAAGATCGTGACGTTCTTCGGCGGCCAGCGCGACGGCGGGAAGCGGCACGCCAACGACAAGGCGGCCGACGTCTACGACTGGCCCGTCTTCACCGGGCCCGACACCGACCAGATCAAGGGCGAGCTGACCAGGGTCGGCGGCCCCGTCGACGTCGAGGGCGGCTGGTTCGACGCGGGCGACTACCTGAAGTTCACCCACATCCTGGCCTACGTCGACACGCTGATGTGGGCGGCGCGAAGGGACGGGGGACCGTCCGTCGACCCGCGCCTGAAGTCCGAGGCCAACCATGGCCTGAAGTATCTGGACAAGATGTGGGACGGGGCGTCCAAGACCCTCTACATCCAGGTCGGCGTCGGCGCCGGCAACGCCGAGGGCACCTTCGTCGGCGACCACGACATCTGGCGCCTGCCCGAGAGCGACGACGCCTCCCCCGAGAAGTACATCCGCAACCGTCCCGTCTTCAGGGCGGCCCCGCCCGGCGAGCCGATCAGCCCCAACCTCGCCGGCCGTACGGCCGCGGCCTTCGCGCTGGCCGCGCAGGTCGAGCCGGACCGGCGCAAGGCGCGGGCGTGGCTCGAGCAGGCGGCCGAGATCTACGCCATGGCCAGGACCACCGACGTCGGCCGGCTGGTCACCTCCCTGCCGCACGCCTTCTACCCCGAGAGCGTGTGGCGCGACGACATGGAGCTGGGCGGCGCCGAGCTGGCGCTGGCCGCCCAGCGCCTCGGCGACCCCAGGGCGGCCGAGTGGCTGGCGCAGGCCTCCCACTGGGCGGCGGAGTACATCGCCAACGACACGGGCGACACCCTGAACCTCTACGACGTCAGCGCCCTGGCCCACACCGACCTGATCAGGGCGGGCGCCGGCATGAAGGACGCCCTCGTCGCCGACCTGAAGGCGCAGCTGGAGATCGGCGCGGCCCGCGCGGCGAAGGACCCGTTCAGGGCCGGGGCGCGCCACGACCAGTTCGACTCGGTGCCGCACGCCTTCGGCCTGGCCGCCACCTCCAGGCTCTACAGGTCGGTGACGGGTGACCGCGCCTACGACGCCTTCGGCACCCAGCAGCGGGGGTGGGCCTTCGGCGCGAACCCGTGGGGCGTCTCGTTCGTGCAGGGCGTCGGCGACAACTCGATCGCCTGCCCGCACTACCAGATCGCCAACCTGACGGGCAGGCCGGCGACCGGCGCGGTGGTCAACGGGCCGAACGCGGCCTCACTGTTCGACGACGGGCTCGGCGGCCACTTCGAGGAGATGGCCAAGTGCCCGGCCGACGGGGTGGACCGCTACGAGGAGTTCACCGGGCGTGGCAGCAGGTTCGTCGACGACGTGCGGTCGTGGCAGGCCTCCGAGCCCGCCGACGACTTCGCCGCGATCGCGCTCTACGCGCTCACCCTGATGGCCAGGGACTGA
- a CDS encoding SAM-dependent methyltransferase, with the protein MTDSSQDRLARIDSSVPHPARVWDYWLGGKDNYAADRAVGDEILQVMPDLVVVARADRQFLGRAVRHLVGAGVRQFLDVGTGVPTADNTHQVAQRAAPDARIVYVDNDPIVLAHARALLYSTPEGATDYLDADLREPETILEGAAKTLDFSRPIALMMLGVLEFVPEDEQVRAALTALLDAMPGGSYLVVSHSVRSESMDDAAAKWNASGATEIRLRTPEQLEALFEGMELVEPGVVSLPRWHPDAATEYTDREVYQYGGIGRKA; encoded by the coding sequence GTGACCGACAGCTCTCAGGACAGGCTCGCCAGGATCGATTCCAGCGTGCCGCATCCGGCCAGGGTGTGGGACTACTGGCTGGGCGGCAAGGACAACTACGCGGCCGACAGGGCCGTGGGCGACGAGATCCTCCAGGTCATGCCGGACCTCGTGGTCGTCGCCAGGGCGGACAGGCAGTTCCTCGGCCGGGCCGTACGGCATCTGGTCGGCGCGGGGGTCAGGCAGTTCCTCGACGTGGGCACCGGCGTGCCCACCGCGGACAACACGCACCAGGTCGCGCAGCGGGCCGCGCCCGACGCGCGGATCGTCTACGTCGACAACGACCCCATCGTGCTCGCCCACGCCCGCGCCCTGCTCTACAGCACCCCCGAAGGCGCCACCGACTACCTCGACGCCGACCTGCGCGAGCCCGAGACGATCCTGGAGGGGGCAGCCAAGACGCTCGACTTCTCCCGGCCGATCGCGCTGATGATGCTCGGCGTGCTGGAGTTCGTCCCCGAGGACGAGCAGGTCCGCGCCGCGCTGACGGCCCTGCTCGACGCCATGCCGGGCGGCAGCTACCTGGTCGTCTCCCACAGCGTGCGCAGCGAGTCGATGGACGACGCCGCGGCGAAGTGGAACGCCAGCGGCGCGACCGAGATCAGGCTGCGCACGCCCGAGCAGCTGGAGGCCCTGTTCGAGGGCATGGAGCTGGTCGAGCCCGGCGTGGTCTCGCTGCCGCGCTGGCACCCCGACGCGGCCACCGAGTACACCGACCGCGAGGTCTACCAGTACGGCGGGATCGGCAGGAAGGCCTGA